Proteins from a single region of Bogoriella caseilytica:
- a CDS encoding FtsX-like permease family protein, with product MIRLGLRLALAGGPVRITALLLGGALSVLILSLAWAMPDALYPVIEIPGEEPITPSERGTAEAMSAMLLAPVLLLLVVAGRLSSTVRDQRLTSLRLIGINRARTLVAAVVENVSLTAVGALAGVGVAYAAAWLINVRVQLAEPVAFSPGRMAVVLGAVVVFSGVLALASLRTLQLLPTQARRGGVVKPASWWRAVPFVAAVACFGLAIFSQEITELALRLRPEISVDEARGFRVAAVAGLFRAGIVLGALGIVTTPALIARYVARALRRSRRFPLLMAGRSIEADPASATRRVAGVGIALFALGIGAGVLTAFETVPQSVYATRNAERGPQEVSVHAGWDMEADQEQPLTAGDLAELENIPGAERVIPVHEYMASTCDVMTSEGCLEIFSGSCADLAVYYVSVAGCSDERAAWIGSLQSWDVVTESFDGVPESLEVVARSADGETEGAATTIDLSGPEIETDERAVVTQRGFLPYFHVFVPPHLVEEIGAAVHRADVIGPPGREFAVTVGSAAEALGLHSDSPMRYSDYDLLLSVRSMVGGTGAALVAVVLVAVSLSIMDWLRESRRPRMRMLAIGVPRRTIGLSYLIQFSLPLVGALLAGGTLALLGVRTYEVLGGDESLRAFSIPPVFWWLGLLLAGGVATVAVIAALTAREPMRAQDLRTE from the coding sequence GTGATCCGTCTTGGGCTGCGCCTGGCCCTGGCCGGCGGTCCCGTGCGGATCACCGCGCTGCTGCTCGGCGGTGCGTTGAGTGTGCTGATCCTCAGCCTCGCCTGGGCCATGCCGGACGCGCTCTATCCGGTCATCGAGATCCCCGGCGAGGAACCAATCACGCCCTCCGAGCGGGGCACCGCGGAGGCCATGTCCGCCATGTTGCTCGCACCGGTGCTGCTGCTGCTCGTGGTGGCCGGGCGGCTCTCCTCCACCGTGCGGGACCAGCGCCTCACCTCGCTCCGGCTGATCGGCATCAACCGTGCGCGCACGCTCGTGGCGGCCGTGGTGGAGAACGTCTCGCTCACCGCCGTGGGTGCACTAGCGGGCGTCGGCGTGGCCTACGCCGCCGCCTGGCTGATCAACGTTCGCGTGCAGCTCGCCGAACCGGTGGCCTTCTCCCCCGGGCGGATGGCGGTGGTGCTTGGCGCCGTCGTGGTGTTCTCCGGCGTGCTGGCCCTGGCCTCGCTGCGCACCTTGCAGCTGCTCCCCACCCAGGCGCGGCGGGGCGGCGTCGTGAAGCCGGCCTCGTGGTGGCGGGCGGTGCCCTTCGTGGCTGCCGTGGCGTGCTTCGGCCTCGCCATCTTCAGTCAGGAGATCACGGAGCTCGCCCTGCGGCTTCGACCGGAGATCAGCGTCGACGAAGCACGGGGATTCCGGGTGGCCGCCGTCGCTGGGCTGTTTCGGGCCGGGATCGTCCTCGGCGCGCTGGGCATTGTCACCACGCCGGCCCTGATCGCACGCTACGTGGCGCGAGCTCTGCGCCGATCTCGCCGGTTCCCGCTGCTCATGGCGGGCCGGAGCATCGAGGCCGACCCGGCCTCGGCCACTCGGCGGGTGGCCGGAGTGGGCATCGCCCTCTTCGCGCTTGGCATCGGGGCCGGGGTGCTGACTGCCTTCGAGACGGTCCCGCAATCGGTCTATGCGACGCGCAACGCCGAGCGGGGGCCGCAGGAGGTGAGCGTCCACGCGGGCTGGGATATGGAGGCTGATCAAGAGCAACCGCTGACCGCCGGCGACCTCGCCGAGCTTGAGAACATCCCCGGAGCCGAGCGCGTCATTCCGGTACACGAGTACATGGCATCCACGTGTGACGTCATGACGTCCGAGGGATGCCTCGAGATCTTCTCCGGGAGTTGTGCCGACCTGGCGGTCTACTACGTGAGCGTGGCCGGATGCTCCGACGAGCGCGCGGCGTGGATCGGGAGCTTGCAGTCGTGGGACGTCGTGACAGAGAGTTTCGACGGAGTGCCAGAGTCGTTGGAGGTTGTCGCCCGCTCCGCAGACGGGGAGACGGAAGGGGCGGCCACCACCATCGACCTGTCTGGCCCGGAGATCGAGACCGATGAGCGGGCCGTGGTGACGCAGCGCGGTTTCCTTCCGTACTTCCACGTGTTCGTCCCGCCGCATCTCGTCGAGGAGATCGGCGCCGCGGTGCACCGAGCGGACGTCATCGGACCGCCCGGGCGGGAGTTCGCAGTGACCGTGGGCAGTGCCGCTGAGGCGCTCGGACTCCATAGCGACTCCCCCATGCGCTACTCGGACTACGACCTGCTGCTCAGCGTGCGCTCCATGGTGGGAGGAACAGGAGCTGCCCTGGTCGCCGTGGTCCTGGTCGCGGTGAGCTTGTCGATCATGGACTGGCTGCGCGAGTCGCGCCGTCCGCGGATGCGGATGCTGGCCATCGGCGTGCCGCGCCGCACGATTGGACTGTCCTACCTCATCCAGTTCAGTTTGCCCTTGGTGGGCGCGCTGCTGGCGGGCGGCACCCTGGCACTCCTAGGCGTCCGCACCTACGAAGTCCTTGGCGGAGATGAGAGCCTCCGGGCCTTCTCCATCCCGCCGGTCTTCTGGTGGCTGGGGCTGTTGCTGGCCGGCGGCGTGGCCACGGTGGCGGTGATCGCCGCTCTCACCGCTCGCGAGCCTATGCGCGCCCAGGACCTGCGCACCGAGTGA
- a CDS encoding ABC transporter ATP-binding protein codes for MTAPTRRADRRTGTTGPGTPPAILRASGLHHSYGATPVLRGIDFQVREGETVSIMGQSGSGKSTLLHLLAGLLLPESGAVYLDGVRLDQLPERRRAELRLRRMGFVFQFGDLVPELSLVENVELPLRVTGHRRRPSRRRAMEMLDRLGVAGVAQQRVSEVSGGQAQRAAVARALVHEPAVVLADEPTGSLDTTTGELVLEALMSAAQEQNSAVVLVTHELSVAAWSQRTVMLRDGREVQA; via the coding sequence ATGACCGCCCCCACGCGCCGCGCCGATCGCCGGACCGGCACGACTGGCCCCGGCACCCCGCCCGCAATCCTGCGCGCCAGCGGACTGCATCACTCCTACGGCGCTACCCCAGTGCTGCGCGGCATCGACTTCCAGGTGCGGGAGGGTGAGACTGTCTCGATCATGGGGCAGTCCGGCTCCGGGAAGTCCACGCTGCTGCACCTGCTGGCGGGCTTGCTCCTGCCGGAGAGCGGAGCGGTCTACCTCGACGGCGTGCGGCTGGATCAGCTGCCGGAACGGCGCCGGGCCGAACTGCGCCTGCGGCGTATGGGCTTCGTCTTCCAGTTCGGCGACCTGGTGCCGGAGCTCAGCCTGGTGGAGAACGTGGAACTGCCCCTGCGGGTGACGGGCCACCGCCGCCGCCCCTCCCGCCGCCGGGCGATGGAGATGCTGGATCGCCTGGGCGTAGCCGGCGTGGCGCAACAGCGCGTCTCCGAGGTCTCCGGCGGCCAGGCCCAGCGCGCCGCCGTGGCCCGCGCCCTGGTCCACGAGCCCGCCGTGGTCCTCGCCGACGAGCCGACCGGTTCACTGGACACCACCACCGGAGAACTGGTGCTTGAAGCGTTGATGTCGGCAGCACAAGAACAGAACTCCGCCGTCGTGCTGGTCACCCACGAACTCTCCGTGGCCGCGTGGTCACAGCGCACCGTGATGCTCCGCGACGGCCGTGAGGTCCAGGCGTGA
- a CDS encoding PadR family transcriptional regulator produces the protein MSVPMAVLALLDRHPAHGFALKRTYDELFGHGRDLKYGQVYSTLARLERDGLADGVGVEPGEGADRKVYAITDDGVAELEAWLDQPQKPTGRPSELFTKVVLALASGRPAEPILDRQRLAHLERMRELTADRHSGDVIDRLARDHELAHLEADIRWVELAAARLSDLRADVEQLP, from the coding sequence ATGAGCGTCCCCATGGCCGTCCTGGCCCTCCTTGATCGCCATCCCGCCCACGGCTTCGCCCTCAAGCGCACGTACGACGAACTCTTCGGCCACGGGCGCGACCTGAAGTACGGCCAGGTCTACTCGACTCTCGCTCGCCTCGAGCGAGACGGCCTGGCCGATGGCGTGGGTGTCGAACCCGGCGAGGGCGCCGACCGCAAGGTCTACGCCATCACTGATGACGGCGTGGCCGAGTTGGAGGCCTGGCTCGATCAGCCACAGAAACCGACCGGCCGCCCCTCCGAACTGTTCACCAAGGTGGTGCTCGCACTCGCCTCCGGACGCCCGGCTGAACCGATCCTCGACCGCCAGCGCCTCGCCCACCTCGAGCGCATGCGCGAACTCACCGCTGACCGGCACAGCGGGGATGTGATCGACCGGCTGGCCCGGGACCACGAACTCGCCCACCTTGAGGCGGACATCCGCTGGGTGGAGCTGGCCGCCGCCCGCCTGAGTGATCTGCGGGCCGACGTGGAGCAGCTGCCATGA
- a CDS encoding aromatic ring-opening dioxygenase LigA, producing MSRTAEDRKASFIKGVGIGSLVLGLLFVLGGIGTWIMVSSQLSEENITVAGDAPFLAGSDVNGPFSAYAQAEVIQQHALAGSEGTYAELGAMVNEARDAGDEDRAEELQAQRDTMMNASFLRASLFTSVLAFGVSAMVIGLGVLLVLIGLVIRQLSVGFRAAPAQPVSRVDAVETDERA from the coding sequence ATGAGCAGAACAGCCGAAGACCGCAAGGCCAGCTTCATCAAGGGCGTCGGGATCGGATCGCTGGTCCTGGGGCTACTTTTCGTCCTGGGCGGCATCGGAACCTGGATCATGGTCAGCTCGCAGCTCAGTGAAGAGAACATCACCGTCGCCGGTGACGCGCCGTTCTTGGCTGGGTCGGACGTCAACGGCCCCTTCAGCGCTTACGCCCAGGCTGAAGTGATCCAGCAGCACGCACTCGCTGGCTCCGAAGGCACCTACGCCGAGCTGGGTGCCATGGTCAACGAGGCACGGGACGCCGGTGACGAGGACCGCGCCGAGGAACTCCAGGCGCAGCGCGACACGATGATGAACGCCTCGTTCCTGCGTGCTTCCCTCTTCACCTCGGTGCTGGCCTTCGGTGTCTCCGCCATGGTGATCGGCCTGGGCGTGCTGCTCGTGCTGATCGGCCTGGTGATCCGCCAGCTCTCCGTCGGTTTCCGTGCCGCCCCGGCACAGCCGGTCAGCCGCGTGGACGCCGTCGAGACCGACGAGCGCGCGTAG
- a CDS encoding GTPase, giving the protein MPSTPPARPKASARHPRLAVVNDVARSVEKVEFPLQTPGAQAARELSEQVLTQIRLRLIPRLKEEEAPAVVVLGGSTGVGKSTLVNSVLGEVVTEAGILRPTTRQPTVAVHPDDLFLIEGRPLTEIATVVTHEAVPAGITLLDAPDLNSVDARNRSLANQLLESADLWVFVTSASRYGDAVPWQMLQEASERGITTAVVLNRVPEHVLAPVRRDLMNRLNEIGMGSAPFLVIGDAGPLESFLPPERVRELDAWLRLVADRHRSSGVVRRTTRGVWAGLREQVLALAESADVQERAAEQLRTVAQEATSGPAEAVREALAQGRAGSGAPTTRWLALASRGGALAGLQEGRRLGRGLFGRGLQSRDAAAAGLAGETLAALRLVIADHLRRAASALTDAWSDPELGAGELLSSVPLPPADQVARRVTSQWAEAVIELAPGETPALSRRGLAALIQAGAAGVAGAAEVADRLVPGAVARARQMLLDYAEKTVREVSAEHLAVLEDLPIRPGTSLRLRASELKEHS; this is encoded by the coding sequence ATGCCAAGTACTCCTCCCGCGCGCCCGAAGGCGAGTGCGCGCCACCCGCGTCTTGCCGTGGTCAATGATGTCGCCCGCAGTGTGGAGAAGGTGGAGTTCCCGCTGCAGACCCCCGGTGCCCAGGCGGCCCGAGAGCTGAGTGAGCAGGTCCTCACCCAGATTCGACTACGTCTCATTCCGCGACTCAAGGAGGAGGAAGCTCCCGCCGTCGTCGTGCTCGGTGGTTCCACCGGCGTGGGGAAGTCGACGCTGGTCAACTCAGTGCTGGGAGAGGTGGTCACCGAAGCCGGGATCCTGCGCCCGACCACCCGGCAGCCCACGGTCGCCGTTCACCCTGATGATCTTTTCCTCATCGAGGGCCGGCCGCTGACCGAGATCGCCACGGTGGTCACACATGAGGCGGTACCTGCCGGCATCACCCTGCTGGATGCGCCGGACCTGAACTCCGTGGATGCGCGCAACCGCTCCTTGGCCAATCAACTGCTGGAGAGCGCGGACCTGTGGGTGTTCGTCACCTCCGCTTCCCGCTATGGCGATGCCGTGCCCTGGCAGATGCTGCAAGAGGCCAGCGAGCGAGGCATCACCACCGCCGTGGTGCTCAATCGGGTTCCCGAGCACGTGCTGGCACCGGTGCGCCGTGACCTGATGAACCGCCTCAACGAGATCGGTATGGGATCAGCGCCTTTCCTGGTCATCGGCGATGCCGGGCCACTGGAGAGCTTCCTGCCTCCCGAGCGAGTCCGTGAGCTCGATGCCTGGCTGCGCCTGGTGGCCGACCGGCACCGCTCCTCCGGCGTGGTGCGCCGCACGACGCGCGGCGTGTGGGCCGGTTTGCGCGAGCAGGTGCTCGCCCTGGCAGAATCCGCAGACGTCCAAGAACGCGCCGCGGAGCAGCTGCGCACGGTCGCGCAGGAGGCCACGAGCGGGCCGGCCGAGGCCGTACGCGAGGCGTTGGCCCAGGGCCGTGCTGGCAGCGGTGCCCCCACCACGCGCTGGCTGGCGCTGGCCTCCCGCGGTGGCGCCCTGGCCGGGCTGCAGGAGGGGCGCCGGCTCGGCCGCGGTCTCTTCGGGCGCGGCCTACAGTCGCGGGACGCGGCCGCCGCGGGGCTGGCCGGGGAGACCCTCGCCGCCCTGCGCCTCGTCATCGCCGACCACCTCCGCCGCGCCGCCAGCGCCCTGACCGATGCCTGGTCGGATCCTGAGCTCGGGGCCGGCGAACTGCTCTCCTCGGTGCCGCTCCCGCCCGCCGACCAGGTGGCGCGGCGCGTGACCTCCCAGTGGGCCGAAGCCGTCATCGAGCTCGCCCCGGGGGAGACCCCAGCGCTCAGCCGCCGCGGGCTGGCCGCCCTCATTCAGGCCGGTGCCGCGGGCGTGGCCGGTGCTGCCGAGGTGGCCGATCGGCTGGTGCCCGGCGCTGTGGCCCGCGCGCGCCAGATGCTGTTGGACTACGCCGAGAAGACGGTGCGAGAGGTCAGCGCCGAGCATCTCGCCGTGCTCGAGGACCTGCCCATCCGTCCGGGTACCTCCCTACGACTGCGCGCCTCAGAGTTGAAGGAGCACTCGTGA
- a CDS encoding GTPase: protein MSDDEAMDNAKHTATGRLPDDASVLAERADALVIALDQAGKEIAPEIAEHARRSLDAVAGRLDRGGDRTVVALVGGTGSGKSSLFNAISGLTFADVGALRPTTQVAAACVWGEDATPLLDFLEVRPERRMQRESLLDGDTEEALHGMVLLDLPDHDSIARHHASLVDRLLPVVDLLVWVVDPQKYADEALHERYLRALSGRRDAMLVLVNQVDTLPDSAVERMTADVRDLLARDGLEGVQVIPTSAVEGIGIAQVRDILAEVVARPSVTVRTAHSEVEAVAGRLSATVGADEPDLTAVDEEVSELARAAGVDSVVDSLRNRGGGAVAHPEPPAEAAVAAVRDRWVARTGEGLPERWRSAVAQAAAKPGALRDAVSAQVEAVRVPWGGSGAVRLLSALIAVLGVAAVTYGPVAWFVLDVSLPWVIAPVAGAVAVIVVLALVMGRLRRAHAAEAAESYRREVDAQIGKVVRRMLVEPVAPIIERHRRLREALSH from the coding sequence GTGAGCGACGATGAGGCCATGGACAACGCCAAGCACACGGCCACCGGCAGGCTCCCCGATGACGCCAGCGTCCTGGCTGAGCGCGCGGACGCTTTGGTGATCGCGCTGGACCAGGCCGGCAAGGAGATCGCCCCTGAGATCGCCGAGCACGCGCGCCGCTCGCTCGATGCCGTGGCCGGGCGACTGGACCGCGGAGGAGACCGCACCGTGGTGGCTCTGGTGGGTGGCACCGGCTCCGGGAAGTCCTCCCTCTTCAATGCCATCTCAGGGTTGACCTTCGCCGATGTGGGCGCTCTGCGGCCCACCACCCAGGTAGCCGCCGCGTGCGTGTGGGGCGAGGATGCCACGCCCCTGCTCGACTTCCTCGAGGTGCGCCCCGAACGCCGCATGCAGCGCGAATCGCTCCTGGACGGCGACACCGAAGAGGCGCTGCACGGCATGGTTCTGCTCGACCTGCCCGACCATGACTCCATCGCGCGCCATCACGCCTCCCTGGTGGACCGATTGCTGCCGGTGGTGGATCTGCTGGTGTGGGTGGTGGATCCGCAGAAGTACGCCGACGAGGCGCTGCACGAGCGGTACCTGCGTGCGCTGTCCGGGCGACGCGATGCGATGCTCGTCCTGGTCAACCAGGTGGACACTCTCCCGGACTCTGCGGTGGAACGCATGACCGCCGACGTGCGCGATCTCCTGGCTCGCGACGGGCTCGAAGGGGTCCAGGTCATTCCCACCTCGGCCGTCGAGGGCATCGGTATCGCCCAGGTCCGGGACATCCTCGCTGAGGTGGTGGCGCGCCCCTCGGTGACCGTGCGTACCGCGCACTCTGAGGTTGAGGCCGTCGCCGGGCGGCTCTCCGCCACGGTAGGAGCAGATGAGCCGGATCTGACCGCAGTGGATGAGGAAGTCAGTGAGTTGGCCCGTGCTGCCGGAGTGGACTCGGTGGTCGACTCCTTGCGCAACCGTGGAGGTGGTGCGGTTGCCCACCCCGAGCCTCCGGCCGAAGCCGCCGTGGCTGCGGTCCGCGACCGCTGGGTGGCCCGCACCGGGGAGGGGCTTCCTGAGCGCTGGCGATCTGCCGTGGCGCAGGCCGCGGCCAAGCCCGGGGCTCTGCGCGACGCGGTCTCGGCGCAAGTGGAGGCCGTGCGCGTGCCCTGGGGTGGTTCGGGTGCCGTCCGTCTCCTGAGCGCGCTGATTGCCGTGCTAGGAGTCGCCGCCGTCACCTATGGACCGGTGGCTTGGTTCGTGCTCGACGTCTCGCTGCCGTGGGTGATTGCGCCCGTGGCTGGGGCCGTGGCGGTCATCGTCGTCCTGGCGCTGGTGATGGGCCGGTTGCGCCGCGCACATGCCGCTGAGGCTGCTGAGTCGTACCGGCGCGAAGTGGACGCCCAGATCGGGAAGGTGGTCCGGAGGATGCTCGTCGAGCCCGTGGCGCCCATCATCGAGCGTCACCGCCGTTTGCGCGAGGCGCTGTCGCACTGA